One genomic region from Syntrophales bacterium encodes:
- the recD gene encoding exodeoxyribonuclease V subunit alpha, producing MPFHSDFAGSQVDKERGLSPAIDVSFGRFLEKIDGGDNPLLFAAAALVSRSVREGNVCLDLTAVSQSSLQQDLGALTISLQSWPDELRKCSVVGRPGEVKPLIIDEAARLYLYRYWDYEQRIASFLIKKGLEKSPLQTSISQNEQERKILRQRLDVLFPDVNSPRCPSAGNGQKITVNWQKVAALCVLLNNLTVITGGPGTGKTATIARAIILLLEFAQGKLPRIAVAAPTGKAALRLQEAILAVAADVLGDEGQIREGLPGRAMTIHRLIGSTPHSSNFHWNSSNPLPYDIVIIDEASLIDLPLMAKLISALPVHARLILLGDREQLASVEAGAVLGDICGYRALNDFSDDFISILSSLTETASAESPSLAPPPSPLRNSLVELQRNYRFSDDSGISALSRAIKNGDGAAALCILQDIGDASCCWSRIPPPSEMPRLLQDIIINFNEYFEHIDNKSKYDVILNVFDRFRILCALRRGPYGALEVNRLCEQMILRKRGVSGQEIFYSGRPVMVTKNDYGMKLFNGDIGFILPDLEADSGLKAFFQSNDEGKLRSFSPLRLPPHETAYAMTVHKSQGSEFDNLLLILPDQDASVLTRELLYTAVTRSRKTIAISGNEDIFLKAVTRRIRRSSGLRDQLLLG from the coding sequence ATGCCTTTCCATTCCGATTTTGCAGGTTCACAGGTAGATAAGGAACGGGGACTTTCCCCCGCCATTGACGTCAGTTTCGGCCGTTTTCTCGAAAAAATTGACGGGGGCGATAATCCTTTGCTCTTTGCTGCGGCCGCCCTTGTCAGTCGCAGCGTCAGGGAGGGCAATGTCTGCCTTGATCTAACCGCTGTCTCTCAATCTTCTCTTCAGCAGGATTTAGGCGCGCTAACAATCAGTTTGCAGAGCTGGCCGGATGAGCTGCGAAAATGTTCTGTAGTCGGGCGTCCCGGTGAGGTAAAACCTCTCATTATTGACGAAGCGGCACGCCTTTACCTTTACCGTTATTGGGATTACGAACAGCGGATAGCTTCCTTCCTGATAAAAAAAGGACTGGAAAAATCACCCCTTCAAACATCTATCAGCCAAAACGAACAGGAAAGAAAAATACTCCGGCAAAGGCTTGACGTCCTTTTCCCTGACGTCAATTCTCCTCGCTGTCCTTCGGCTGGCAACGGACAAAAAATTACAGTTAATTGGCAGAAGGTTGCGGCGCTTTGTGTGCTGCTCAACAATCTGACCGTGATAACCGGCGGTCCGGGCACCGGCAAGACGGCGACAATCGCCCGGGCGATTATTCTTCTTCTCGAATTTGCACAGGGGAAATTGCCACGGATTGCCGTTGCCGCTCCCACCGGAAAGGCCGCCCTGCGCCTGCAGGAGGCGATCCTGGCGGTTGCGGCTGACGTTTTGGGCGACGAGGGGCAAATAAGGGAGGGCTTGCCCGGGCGGGCGATGACAATCCATCGACTTATTGGCAGCACCCCCCATTCATCCAATTTTCACTGGAACAGCAGCAATCCTTTGCCTTATGACATTGTAATCATTGATGAAGCATCGCTGATTGACCTTCCGCTCATGGCAAAACTGATCAGCGCCTTGCCGGTTCATGCCCGGCTGATACTGCTTGGAGACCGGGAACAGCTTGCCTCTGTTGAGGCCGGGGCGGTTCTCGGCGACATTTGCGGATATCGGGCGCTCAATGATTTTTCCGATGATTTTATCTCGATTCTCTCTTCGCTGACGGAAACTGCCAGCGCGGAATCGCCTTCTTTAGCACCGCCACCGTCGCCGCTCCGGAATTCCCTGGTTGAACTCCAGCGTAATTACCGGTTTTCCGATGACAGTGGAATTTCCGCCCTGAGTCGCGCCATAAAGAATGGGGACGGCGCCGCGGCACTTTGCATCCTGCAAGATATTGGCGATGCTTCCTGTTGCTGGTCGCGCATTCCCCCTCCCTCGGAAATGCCGCGATTGCTCCAAGACATAATAATTAACTTTAATGAATATTTTGAACATATTGATAATAAAAGCAAATATGATGTGATATTAAATGTTTTTGATCGTTTCCGAATACTCTGCGCGCTGCGCCGCGGCCCTTATGGCGCCCTTGAGGTCAATCGCCTCTGTGAGCAGATGATTTTACGGAAGAGGGGTGTTTCCGGCCAGGAAATCTTTTATTCGGGACGTCCGGTAATGGTTACGAAAAACGATTACGGGATGAAGCTCTTCAATGGCGACATAGGTTTTATCCTTCCGGACCTGGAGGCAGATAGCGGCTTGAAGGCGTTTTTCCAGAGCAATGACGAAGGAAAGCTGCGAAGTTTTTCCCCGCTTCGTCTGCCGCCGCACGAAACGGCTTATGCGATGACGGTTCACAAAAGCCAGGGATCGGAATTCGATAATTTGCTGCTGATTCTGCCTGATCAAGACGCGTCAGTACTGACCCGCGAATTGCTCTACACCGCTGTAACAAGATCAAGAAAAACCATTGCAATAAGTGGGAATGAGGATATTTTCCTCAAGGCTGTCACGCGTCGCATAAGACGCTCCTCCGGCTTGCGCGACCAACTTCTCCTTGGTTAA
- a CDS encoding SIS domain-containing protein, with translation MTLKKFLKNSFSFLRECRIVVGHNPLRIGTPTLIIFPFLPNTLCCGFAGILTLHRAPAVSNGNSVNGDARQGSKLVEMFTCLSENDLNAVFFGGIAPASYLGGKDAQTQMERELLYLKGENGRQALFYDPAAVERMRRLCGTMQEFLAREERKLEEQAGRISTSDLEEINRGLIMLRDLLWALEKDVIDNVNKICAVAGIEDPILLPPAALYKYRKLNFLLNSLDRLEVRGRDSAGVQISFVPENNADLNGIMDVIRTKGLSAEWEKRTAAGDAVDGSICLTPPAGAGKATAVSFTYKTAEIIGELGRNVRELRKRIAGDALFHLFAGIPAAFETAFTHTRWASVGSITEENCHPIGNFTLPVNGAATVKEQDFPFYGKGLWTINVVLNGDIDNYQQLRESFSAQGGAIAPELTTDTKIIPLRIEHYLRGGYDLAEAFRLAVRDFEGSHAIALVSSLEPGKVFLALKGSGQSIYVGIAPDRYLFSSELYGLVEETPFFIKMDGEKVPPGGNEKGRGQIFILDQDTPGGAEGVTAFFYDKTPIRLKEEDIRRAEITTRDIDRGRHPHYFLKEIGESAHSVRKTLLGKYLIEKGKRGETAVFSLGDDVIPEEIREGLLSGKINIIYVIGHGTAAVAGSAIADALARHLQGSGITVQAMLASELSGFSLKQDLHDTLVIPITQSGTTTDTNRAVAMARERGAKIVAIVNRRQSDITMKADGVFYTSDGRDIEMAVASTKAFYSQIIAGNILALAIAALVSSISGEQAATELRTLETAPGLMGNVLGQRENIRKAVEKTINHKRYWAIVGSGPNKAAADEIRIKLSELCYLTISSDVVENKKHIDLSAEPLIIVCAAGSPESVIGDIAKDVAIFKAHKSSVVVFAEEGEKRFDAIADAVIPLPRAPLPLPVILNTLAGHLFGYYAACSIDEDALFLRAFKSRLNTVMVDQVKRKLSAYEGFTDEGLRGLVNNFTAEFLKKKQLGRFSQTGVGTISDLALLLKYAGGKLPLDDFRHDFPESELLSPVDLLDVTLGNAVDELSRPIDAIRHQAKTVTVGTSRKETLPEGPVSALLSQLSFGVQSLLSTNILLLERIQGAVSSVTGYTLYAIDKLDKAGKPGDETTIMIVKRGGVSLQMESRVEKTSALVGTKKGIVALQRIYAGLGRTDGAPLVIVPLLGNNERAENLLLLHVIFNENLSVKERLKIIGKRVNKLRDLIQECNLSWNDNLLADIPVGFLLGESAETIVGWITKNSNVCRKGKEIHEN, from the coding sequence ATGACATTAAAGAAGTTTTTAAAAAACAGCTTCTCTTTCCTGAGGGAATGTCGGATTGTGGTAGGTCATAATCCGCTGCGTATCGGGACGCCAACCTTGATCATCTTTCCTTTTCTTCCCAACACCTTGTGCTGCGGTTTCGCGGGGATACTGACCCTGCACCGCGCGCCTGCCGTTTCAAACGGAAATAGCGTCAACGGCGATGCGCGCCAAGGCAGCAAACTCGTCGAGATGTTTACCTGCCTGTCGGAAAATGATCTGAATGCCGTTTTTTTCGGCGGAATCGCTCCGGCTTCCTATCTGGGCGGCAAGGACGCTCAAACTCAAATGGAGCGGGAGCTGCTCTATTTGAAAGGAGAAAATGGCCGGCAAGCGCTTTTTTATGATCCTGCCGCGGTGGAGCGTATGCGCAGGCTTTGCGGGACAATGCAGGAATTTCTTGCCAGAGAGGAGAGAAAACTTGAAGAACAAGCCGGACGGATTTCTACCTCCGATCTGGAGGAAATAAATCGGGGTTTGATCATGCTTCGGGATTTACTTTGGGCGTTGGAGAAGGATGTTATTGATAACGTTAACAAGATTTGCGCTGTTGCCGGTATTGAGGATCCCATTTTGCTGCCGCCGGCTGCCCTTTACAAATACCGGAAACTCAACTTTCTGTTGAACAGTCTCGATCGACTGGAAGTCCGCGGACGAGATTCGGCGGGGGTGCAGATATCGTTTGTCCCTGAAAATAACGCTGATCTGAACGGGATTATGGACGTTATCCGTACCAAGGGATTATCAGCGGAATGGGAAAAACGCACCGCTGCCGGGGATGCAGTCGATGGATCGATTTGCCTTACCCCCCCGGCTGGTGCGGGTAAGGCAACCGCCGTTTCTTTTACCTATAAAACTGCGGAGATCATCGGCGAGCTGGGCAGGAATGTCCGGGAACTGAGAAAGAGGATTGCCGGGGATGCCCTTTTTCATCTTTTTGCCGGCATCCCGGCGGCTTTTGAAACGGCGTTTACCCATACCCGCTGGGCTTCCGTTGGTTCTATCACCGAAGAAAACTGCCATCCAATCGGAAACTTCACCTTGCCGGTAAATGGCGCGGCCACGGTGAAAGAACAGGATTTCCCCTTTTACGGCAAAGGATTATGGACGATCAATGTCGTCCTCAACGGCGACATCGATAACTATCAGCAGCTCCGGGAATCCTTCTCGGCACAGGGGGGAGCGATCGCCCCGGAATTGACCACGGATACCAAGATCATTCCGCTGCGAATTGAGCACTACCTGCGCGGCGGATACGATCTGGCAGAGGCTTTCCGGCTCGCAGTCAGGGATTTTGAGGGCTCGCATGCCATTGCCCTGGTAAGCAGTCTGGAACCGGGCAAGGTTTTTCTGGCGCTTAAGGGGAGCGGCCAATCAATTTATGTCGGAATCGCCCCCGATCGATATCTGTTTTCCTCGGAACTCTACGGTCTGGTCGAGGAGACCCCTTTTTTCATAAAAATGGACGGGGAAAAAGTACCTCCCGGCGGCAATGAAAAGGGAAGGGGGCAGATCTTTATTCTCGATCAGGATACCCCTGGAGGGGCGGAAGGTGTAACAGCCTTTTTCTATGATAAAACACCTATCAGGCTCAAAGAAGAGGATATCCGGCGGGCGGAGATCACAACCCGTGATATCGATCGTGGCCGCCACCCCCATTATTTTTTGAAGGAAATTGGTGAATCCGCCCACTCCGTCCGTAAAACACTCCTTGGCAAATACCTGATCGAAAAGGGAAAACGGGGAGAAACGGCAGTTTTCAGTCTGGGAGATGATGTCATTCCCGAAGAAATACGGGAGGGGTTGCTGTCCGGGAAGATCAACATTATATACGTGATTGGCCACGGAACGGCTGCAGTTGCCGGAAGCGCCATAGCCGATGCGCTGGCACGCCATCTGCAGGGAAGCGGAATCACCGTGCAGGCCATGCTTGCCTCCGAGCTCAGCGGTTTCAGCCTCAAACAGGACCTCCATGATACGCTGGTTATTCCGATCACCCAGTCAGGAACGACAACCGATACCAACCGCGCCGTGGCGATGGCCAGGGAACGCGGCGCTAAAATAGTCGCGATCGTCAATCGCCGGCAATCCGATATCACCATGAAGGCGGACGGGGTTTTTTATACCTCCGACGGCCGGGACATCGAGATGGCCGTCGCCTCCACGAAGGCGTTTTATTCGCAGATCATTGCCGGCAACATCCTTGCGCTCGCCATTGCCGCTTTGGTTTCTTCTATTTCCGGCGAGCAGGCGGCAACGGAACTCCGCACGCTGGAGACGGCGCCGGGGTTAATGGGAAATGTGCTGGGCCAGCGGGAGAATATTCGCAAGGCCGTCGAAAAGACGATAAATCATAAAAGATATTGGGCGATTGTCGGAAGCGGACCGAACAAGGCCGCCGCCGATGAAATAAGGATCAAGCTGAGCGAGCTGTGCTACCTGACAATCTCCTCCGATGTCGTTGAAAACAAGAAACACATCGACCTTTCCGCCGAACCGCTGATCATCGTCTGCGCCGCCGGGAGTCCCGAGAGTGTCATCGGCGACATTGCCAAGGACGTGGCGATTTTCAAGGCCCACAAGTCATCAGTCGTAGTCTTCGCCGAAGAGGGGGAAAAACGCTTCGACGCCATTGCCGATGCGGTGATCCCGCTTCCCCGCGCACCCCTGCCGCTCCCAGTAATTCTGAACACCCTCGCCGGCCACCTTTTCGGCTATTATGCCGCGTGCAGCATTGACGAAGACGCCCTGTTTCTCCGGGCGTTTAAAAGCCGGCTTAATACGGTCATGGTTGACCAGGTAAAAAGAAAACTTTCCGCGTATGAAGGTTTTACCGACGAAGGGCTGCGAGGTCTTGTCAATAATTTTACCGCTGAATTTCTGAAAAAGAAACAACTGGGGCGTTTTTCCCAGACTGGGGTGGGGACAATCTCCGATTTGGCGCTGCTGCTGAAATACGCGGGGGGAAAGCTGCCGCTCGATGATTTTCGCCACGATTTTCCCGAGAGCGAATTGTTGTCCCCGGTCGATCTGCTGGATGTGACGCTGGGTAATGCCGTTGATGAACTTTCCCGCCCGATTGACGCGATCCGCCATCAGGCAAAGACAGTTACCGTAGGAACAAGCAGAAAAGAGACCCTGCCGGAAGGACCCGTCTCCGCTCTGCTCAGTCAGCTTTCATTCGGCGTTCAATCACTGCTCAGCACGAATATTTTGCTGCTGGAGAGAATACAGGGGGCGGTTTCTTCAGTTACAGGTTATACGCTTTACGCCATTGACAAATTAGACAAAGCAGGAAAACCCGGTGATGAGACGACCATCATGATTGTGAAGCGGGGAGGGGTGTCACTGCAGATGGAATCGCGGGTTGAGAAAACCAGCGCCCTGGTCGGAACCAAAAAGGGAATTGTGGCCCTGCAAAGGATCTATGCGGGGCTGGGCAGGACGGATGGAGCCCCGCTTGTTATTGTCCCACTGCTTGGCAATAATGAACGGGCCGAAAATCTGTTGTTGCTGCATGTAATCTTCAACGAGAACCTCTCCGTAAAAGAAAGGCTTAAAATCATCGGCAAAAGGGTAAATAAACTCAGGGATTTGATTCAGGAGTGCAATCTTTCCTGGAATGACAATCTCCTTGCTGACATCCCCGTCGGGTTTCTGCTTGGCGAATCAGCGGAGACAATAGTCGGGTGGATCACGAAAAATTCAAACGTTTGCAGGAAGGGAAAGGAAATTCATGAGAACTAA
- a CDS encoding PH domain-containing protein: MHNYKIKMGLRFPLGVDALLLLCLVMISIIVVGSAVEKVLFTVFFVGTAYLFWESLRRRVTIDENGLFLRRLLSQKKLPWEAITHVGGLTIKNKSYILLTTVVGFYIISNYYERFTLLAEDLLAHVEADRVEDAARFLIEEKPLGLAGSALVWVAAVLLTGIIVLKMYPFIL; the protein is encoded by the coding sequence ATGCATAATTATAAAATAAAAATGGGGTTGCGCTTCCCACTCGGGGTCGATGCCTTGTTACTGCTGTGTTTGGTGATGATATCGATCATTGTAGTGGGTTCTGCGGTTGAAAAGGTATTATTCACAGTTTTTTTTGTCGGGACGGCATATCTGTTTTGGGAATCACTGAGGCGGAGAGTGACCATTGACGAAAACGGCCTCTTCCTCCGCAGGCTTCTGAGCCAGAAAAAACTGCCCTGGGAAGCGATAACCCATGTGGGAGGCTTGACGATAAAAAACAAGTCTTATATCCTGCTCACAACTGTTGTCGGTTTCTACATAATTTCAAATTATTATGAAAGATTTACCCTTTTGGCGGAAGATCTCCTCGCTCATGTCGAAGCCGACAGGGTTGAAGACGCAGCGCGTTTTCTGATTGAAGAAAAACCGTTGGGGCTGGCCGGATCTGCGTTAGTCTGGGTGGCCGCTGTTTTACTGACGGGTATCATCGTGTTGAAGATGTACCCTTTTATTTTATGA
- a CDS encoding CTP synthase codes for MRTKFIFVTGGVLSSLGKGLAAASIAAILECRGLRVTNQKLDPYINVDPGTMSPFQHGEVFVTDDGAETDLDLGHYERFTGTTMGKANNLTTGQVYFSVITKERRGDYLGKTVQVIPHITNEIKDFIKKTAEGHDVAIVEIGGTVGDIESLPFLEAIRQFRNEVGRENAIFIHLTWVPFIKTAGEVKTKPTQHSVKALREIGIQPDILLCRTENFLSDDIKTKIALFCNVEVAAVFTAKDVECIYECPLIFHREGLDRKITDLLNIWAGQPRLEKWENVVARFLHPQWEVTIGIVGKYVNLTDSYKSLNEALAHGGIANDCRVKLRFVDSEKLENEGVGNVFDGLDGILVPGGFGNRGIEGMILAIEHARKNGIPFFGICLGMQMAVVEYARNVCGMAKANSSEFDAETAYPVIDLLPEQKQITEKGASMRLGAYPCVVYEESAAGAAYGAKEISERHRHRYEFNASFKEKLLAKGLAITGVSPDGRLAEIVEIPGHPWFLGCQFHPEFKSRPTNPHPLFREFIKAALKKKK; via the coding sequence ATGAGAACTAAATTTATTTTCGTTACCGGAGGCGTTCTCTCCTCCCTCGGCAAGGGCTTGGCGGCGGCCTCCATTGCGGCTATTCTCGAGTGCAGGGGACTGCGGGTCACCAATCAGAAACTCGACCCGTACATAAATGTCGATCCGGGCACCATGAGTCCGTTTCAGCATGGAGAGGTGTTCGTGACCGACGATGGCGCCGAAACCGACTTGGATCTCGGTCATTACGAACGATTTACCGGCACCACGATGGGAAAGGCGAATAACCTGACGACGGGTCAGGTCTATTTTTCCGTCATCACCAAGGAGCGGCGGGGAGACTATCTTGGCAAAACCGTTCAGGTAATTCCCCATATCACCAATGAAATAAAAGACTTCATCAAGAAAACCGCCGAAGGGCATGATGTGGCGATTGTTGAGATCGGCGGGACGGTTGGCGATATCGAAAGTCTTCCCTTTCTCGAGGCGATTCGCCAGTTTCGCAATGAAGTCGGCAGGGAAAATGCGATCTTTATCCACCTGACCTGGGTGCCGTTCATCAAAACCGCCGGCGAGGTAAAGACCAAGCCGACGCAGCATAGCGTCAAGGCCCTGCGGGAGATCGGCATCCAGCCGGACATCCTGCTGTGCCGGACGGAGAATTTCCTCTCCGACGACATCAAAACCAAGATCGCCCTCTTCTGCAATGTCGAGGTGGCGGCAGTCTTCACGGCCAAGGATGTGGAGTGCATCTACGAGTGTCCCTTGATTTTTCACCGGGAGGGACTGGATCGGAAGATTACCGATCTGCTGAATATCTGGGCCGGCCAACCTCGTCTTGAAAAATGGGAGAACGTAGTGGCCCGGTTTCTCCATCCCCAGTGGGAAGTGACGATCGGCATTGTCGGCAAATATGTCAACCTGACGGACTCCTACAAGAGTCTCAACGAGGCTCTGGCCCACGGAGGGATCGCCAACGACTGCCGGGTGAAGCTCCGTTTCGTCGATTCAGAAAAGCTGGAAAATGAGGGCGTTGGGAATGTCTTCGATGGTTTGGACGGGATCCTCGTCCCCGGCGGTTTTGGCAACCGGGGGATCGAAGGGATGATCCTGGCAATCGAGCATGCCAGAAAAAACGGCATCCCTTTTTTCGGCATCTGCCTCGGCATGCAGATGGCGGTTGTGGAATACGCCAGAAACGTCTGCGGTATGGCCAAAGCTAACAGCTCGGAATTTGACGCCGAAACCGCGTACCCGGTGATCGATCTTTTACCGGAGCAAAAACAGATAACGGAAAAAGGAGCGTCAATGCGCCTCGGGGCGTATCCCTGCGTAGTTTATGAGGAATCAGCAGCAGGCGCGGCTTATGGAGCAAAAGAGATTAGCGAACGCCATCGCCACCGGTATGAATTCAACGCCTCCTTCAAGGAGAAGCTTCTGGCAAAGGGACTTGCCATTACCGGCGTTTCCCCCGACGGCAGGCTCGCCGAGATCGTCGAGATTCCTGGACATCCGTGGTTTTTAGGCTGTCAGTTTCATCCCGAGTTCAAATCCCGACCGACGAATCCTCACCCGCTTTTCCGGGAGTTTATCAAGGCGGCGCTGAAGAAAAAGAAATAG
- a CDS encoding UDP-N-acetylglucosamine pyrophosphorylase: protein MDMKIPETVMRLRKKGVSMPNPCSVEIGAEVDPERIAANGVVLFGGTRITGKKTLIMAGVKLGEEAPVVLDNCRLGENVELKGGFFADSVFLERVSMASGAHVRAGCLLEEEAKTGHTVGLKQTILFPFVTLGSLINFCDVLMAGGTSRKNHSEVGSSYIHFNYTPNQDKATASLLGDVPRGVMLKEAPLFLGGQGGLIGPARIGFGTIIAAGEVWSGDCPEGGKLLRSGRKPAIEKGFHTGLYGDIKRRVINNIIYYANLLALRQWYIHVRALFFRDAEYGDALLEGALEVIDAAASERLLRFRTLAENMDSSIALGQKLLPEHVREKILCRQGEFRDRWGELEKSIAGHREESTGKSIREQFLASFFDAKNGAAKDYLGVIAALDKEVSSRGAKWMQCAVDDVVERALSIIPSFRE from the coding sequence ATGGACATGAAAATACCGGAAACCGTTATGAGACTGCGGAAAAAGGGGGTCAGCATGCCGAATCCCTGCTCGGTGGAAATCGGCGCAGAGGTGGACCCGGAACGTATTGCCGCAAATGGCGTTGTGCTCTTCGGCGGAACAAGAATAACCGGCAAAAAGACGTTGATCATGGCGGGCGTGAAACTGGGCGAAGAGGCGCCGGTCGTTCTTGATAATTGCCGCTTGGGAGAAAATGTCGAACTAAAGGGGGGATTTTTTGCCGATTCTGTCTTTCTGGAGCGGGTAAGTATGGCTTCTGGCGCGCATGTTCGCGCCGGCTGCCTGCTTGAAGAAGAGGCTAAAACGGGACACACGGTGGGGCTCAAACAGACAATCCTCTTTCCCTTTGTCACCCTTGGGAGTCTGATAAATTTCTGCGATGTCTTGATGGCCGGGGGAACCAGCCGCAAAAATCATAGCGAAGTGGGAAGTTCATATATTCATTTTAATTATACGCCCAACCAGGACAAGGCTACCGCCTCGCTTTTGGGAGACGTGCCCCGGGGGGTTATGCTGAAGGAGGCGCCGCTTTTTCTGGGCGGGCAGGGGGGGCTGATCGGGCCGGCCAGGATCGGCTTCGGAACGATAATTGCCGCAGGCGAGGTATGGAGCGGGGATTGTCCCGAGGGCGGGAAATTGCTCCGCAGCGGGAGAAAACCGGCTATTGAAAAGGGATTTCATACTGGACTTTACGGCGATATCAAAAGGCGGGTAATCAACAATATCATCTACTATGCGAATCTGCTGGCGTTGAGGCAGTGGTACATCCATGTTCGCGCCCTGTTTTTCAGGGATGCGGAATATGGAGACGCCCTGCTCGAGGGGGCTTTGGAGGTTATAGACGCGGCGGCATCCGAAAGGCTCTTGCGTTTCCGGACCCTGGCCGAAAATATGGACAGTTCGATTGCGCTGGGACAAAAACTTTTGCCGGAGCATGTTCGTGAAAAAATTCTCTGCCGACAGGGCGAATTTCGCGATCGCTGGGGAGAACTGGAGAAAAGCATTGCCGGGCACAGGGAGGAGAGTACTGGGAAAAGCATTCGTGAGCAATTTCTCGCCTCATTTTTCGATGCCAAAAATGGTGCAGCCAAAGACTATTTGGGAGTCATAGCGGCTCTTGACAAGGAAGTTTCCTCAAGGGGCGCCAAGTGGATGCAGTGTGCAGTAGATGACGTTGTCGAAAGGGCGCTTTCGATAATACCCTCTTTTCGCGAATGA
- a CDS encoding PTS sugar transporter subunit IIA, with the protein MIGVLIATHGNLGSELIKAAEMIHGSMKLVAHVAVDQDKGVEEIKKEISAGIKKLDQGKGVLILTDLFGGTPSNLSLSFLKAGKVEVVTGVNLPMLLKLNEVQEGTTLEEFAHSLKEYGIKNISLASEILGKKFSG; encoded by the coding sequence ATGATAGGTGTGCTGATCGCCACCCACGGAAACTTGGGGAGTGAACTTATCAAAGCGGCGGAAATGATTCACGGCAGCATGAAATTAGTCGCCCATGTCGCCGTTGATCAGGACAAGGGTGTCGAAGAGATAAAAAAGGAAATCAGCGCCGGGATCAAAAAGCTTGATCAGGGGAAGGGGGTTCTTATCCTCACCGATCTGTTCGGCGGCACGCCTTCCAATCTCTCTCTGTCGTTTCTGAAGGCGGGAAAGGTTGAGGTGGTAACCGGCGTTAATCTCCCGATGCTCCTTAAACTCAACGAAGTTCAGGAAGGTACGACGCTTGAAGAATTTGCCCATTCCCTCAAGGAGTACGGAATAAAGAATATTTCCCTGGCGAGTGAAATCCTCGGCAAAAAGTTTTCCGGATAG
- the moaC gene encoding cyclic pyranopterin monophosphate synthase MoaC produces the protein MKELSHLDEKGQARMVDVTAKPVTHRQATASGRVLMRPETAALIQEGGMPKGDVFSTARIAGIMAAKKTPELIPMCHPLEMTAIELSFLTDVSAGEIVIEAKAGMIGRTGIEMEVMTAVAVAALTIYDMCKAVDREIILTDIKLIRKEGGKSGVFVRPEAKA, from the coding sequence ATGAAAGAGCTGTCCCATCTCGACGAAAAAGGCCAGGCACGGATGGTTGACGTGACGGCCAAACCCGTTACGCATCGTCAGGCAACCGCCAGCGGAAGGGTGCTGATGCGTCCCGAAACGGCGGCGCTGATTCAGGAGGGAGGGATGCCGAAGGGGGATGTTTTCTCCACGGCGCGCATCGCCGGCATTATGGCGGCCAAAAAGACGCCGGAGCTGATACCGATGTGTCATCCCTTGGAAATGACGGCGATTGAGCTTTCTTTTTTGACTGATGTTTCCGCAGGGGAGATCGTGATCGAGGCGAAAGCCGGGATGATTGGCCGGACGGGTATCGAGATGGAGGTCATGACCGCTGTTGCGGTCGCGGCACTGACGATTTATGATATGTGCAAGGCAGTTGATCGGGAAATTATTTTGACCGACATCAAGCTGATCAGAAAGGAAGGCGGCAAGAGCGGGGTTTTTGTCAGACCTGAGGCAAAGGCATGA
- a CDS encoding PTS sugar transporter subunit IIB, with the protein MHYSLDIALVRVDNRLVHGQILEAWIPYIKADCIVVVDDLTASDMFRETVIRMAVPREVAVIICNVEDFVKTTPFQTGSGHKTIVLFGAVAPARKAFELGFRFNKLNIGNIYNDSYTICCTPSVLLSENDIHDITFLRDAGVRIELRRVPREKPLDFFDVVRSIKT; encoded by the coding sequence TTGCATTATTCTCTGGACATAGCCCTGGTCAGGGTGGATAATCGTCTGGTTCATGGTCAGATCCTGGAAGCCTGGATTCCCTATATCAAGGCGGACTGCATTGTTGTAGTTGATGACTTGACCGCCTCCGATATGTTCCGGGAAACGGTTATCCGGATGGCAGTTCCCAGGGAAGTAGCCGTAATAATATGCAATGTGGAAGATTTTGTGAAGACAACTCCCTTCCAAACGGGCAGCGGCCATAAAACCATTGTCCTGTTTGGCGCAGTCGCCCCGGCCCGCAAGGCCTTCGAACTGGGGTTCCGGTTCAATAAACTTAATATAGGGAATATTTATAACGACTCCTACACCATCTGCTGCACCCCCTCGGTGCTTCTCAGCGAGAATGACATTCACGACATAACGTTTCTTCGTGATGCCGGTGTCCGAATAGAGCTGCGGCGCGTTCCCCGGGAAAAGCCGCTTGATTTTTTTGACGTCGTCCGCAGTATCAAAACCTGA